A window of the Pararge aegeria chromosome 2, ilParAegt1.1, whole genome shotgun sequence genome harbors these coding sequences:
- the LOC120631409 gene encoding uncharacterized protein LOC120631409: MDRFDTELFIDEVEKRPALWNIQCAEYSNKTIKNGAWQELVEIFGENEDSLEKKVLFGVSLQKKWKNIRDAYNKEFKKGKSIPSGSGACKGSKYMYFDRLSFLQKTIENKETITNIDEAKNEEIRNIDQKLDNFVNAREIQPVPNKRKKTKITSEERLSNILENSIESRDKIQRQIQESMSKQDDDDKLFCMSLYKELKKVPENKRLATKIELLQVIQKGQKLPSPIHITSQQNTPNAVFWQNQQYSNPQGYFTGYSTIVPGESPSPLSCNSTDDSQSSIVQNIYSDV, encoded by the exons ATGGATCGCTTCGACACCGAGCTATTCATCGATGAGGTGGAAAAAAGACCTGCTTTGTGGAACATCCAATGTGCAGAATATTCTAACAAAACGATTAAAAACGGAGCTTGGCAGGAGCTGGTGGAGATTTTTGGAGAAAATGAGGATTCTTTGGAAAAGAAGGTTCTTTTTG GTgtatcattacaaaaaaaatggaagAACATCCGTGATGCTTATAATAAGGAATTCAAGAAAGGCAAATCAATTCCTTCTGGTTCTGGTGCATGTAAAGGTTCAAAATACATGTATTTCGACCGGCTTTCTTTTCTTCAGAAGACGATAGAAAACAAAGAAACTATCACAAACATAGATGAAGccaaaaatgaagaaattcggaACATTGACCAAAAGCtagataattttgtaaatgcACGTGAAATACAACCGGTACCCAATAAAAGgaagaaaactaaaattactTCAGAAGAGCGATTGTCTAACATATTAGAAAATAGTATTGAATCAAGAGataaaatacaaagacaaaTACAAGAAAGTATGTCAAagcaagatgatgatgataaacttttTTGCATGTCATTGTATAAAGAGTTAAAGAAAGTTCCAGAAAATAAACGATTGGCTACTAAAATTGAATTGCTCCAGGTAATACAGAAAGGGCAGAAATTACCATCGCCTATTCATATCACGAGCCAGCAAAACACGCCTAATGCAGTATTTTGGCAAAACCAACAATATTCAAACCCACAAGGATATTTCACTGGATATTCTACAATAGTACCAGGAGAGTCTCCATCGCCTTTATCATGCAATAGCACTGACGATTCACAgtcttctatagtacaaaatatatattctgacgtataa
- the LOC120631397 gene encoding protein ANTAGONIST OF LIKE HETEROCHROMATIN PROTEIN 1-like isoform X2, giving the protein MEVEEAICVYLLLRKKERKKKRQYWVHPILRDRFTHGQFQTLYPKLRSFEPKFFNYLRMSINSFDELLEMMSKQIESNDTHMRSSVSPEEKLVITLRYLGTGCSFGELHYNFRLGKSTITGIVREVCETLWEKVTKNVMPEPSEDIWKKIAKDFEKYANFPNCIGAIDGKHIRITKPKDSGSLYYNYKTFFSIVLLALCDSNYCFTFIDIGSYGKSSDSAIFKNSAFYKRLSRARRFIECTFGILANKWRIFHRPINVNIDFAEDIIKACCVLHNFVRTRDGIQYEDTLHTAPMSNLITLHAGRGTPSSLNIRDKYANYFVNEGRVEWQDTKI; this is encoded by the exons ATGGAAGTCGAAGAAGCAATATGTGTGTACTTGTTGCTccgtaaaaaagaaagaaagaagaaacggCAGTATTGGGTGCATCCAATATTACGCGATCGGTTTACTCATGGTCAGTTTCAGACTTTATATCCAAAATTAAGAAGTTTTGAACCAAAATTCTTCAATTATTTGAGAATGTCGATAAATTCATTTGATGAATTATTAGAAATGATGAGTAAACAAATTGAATCTAATGATACCCATATGAGGTCAAGCGTGTCCCCAGAAGAAAAACTCGTGATCACATTAag atatCTGGGTACTGGTTGTTCCTTTGGAGAACTACATTACAACTTTCGTCTTGGCAAATCTACAATCACAGGAATTGTCCGTGAAGTATGTGAAACTCTGTGGGAAAAAGTCACAAAAAACGTCATGCCTGAACCCAGCGAAGATATATGGAAGAAAATAGCtaaagattttgaaaaatatgcaaattttccCAATTGCATAGGCGCCATAGATGGCAAGCATATAAGGATTACAAAACCCAAAGATTCGGGttctttgtattataattacaaaacttttttttccataGTACTGTTGGCACTTTGTGATAGTAACTATTGTTTTACTTTCATAGATATCGGATCTTACGGAAAAAGTAGTGATtctgcaatttttaaaaattcagcaTTTTATAAAAG gtTATCAAGAGCTCGACGTTTTATTGAATGCACTTTCGGAATTCTGGCAAACAAGTGGCGCATTTTTCATAGGCCTATAAACGTGAATATAGACTTTGCCGAAGACATAATAAAGGCCTGTTGCGTGCTACACAATTTTGTTAGAACTAGAGATGGTATACAGTATGAAGATACTTTACATACTGCGCCAATGAGTAATCTTATTACATTACATGCAGGAAGGGGTACACCATCATCATTAAACATTAGAGACAAATATGCTAATTACTTTGTGAATGAGGGTCGTGTAGAATGGCAAGACacgaaaatatga
- the LOC120631397 gene encoding protein ALP1-like isoform X1, with protein MEVEEAICVYLLLRKKERKKKRQYWVHPILRDRFTHGQFQTLYPKLRSFEPKFFNYLRMSINSFDELLEMMSKQIESNDTHMRSSVSPEEKLVITLRYLGTGCSFGELHYNFRLGKSTITGIVREVCETLWEKVTKNVMPEPSEDIWKKIAKDFEKYANFPNCIGAIDGKHIRITKPKDSGSLYYNYKTFFSIVLLALCDSNYCFTFIDIGSYGKSSDSAIFKNSAFYKRLIEKSLHIPKPKPISETDPKPLPYVIVGDEAFGLSENVMRPYAGKGLSYEKKIFNYRLSRARRFIECTFGILANKWRIFHRPINVNIDFAEDIIKACCVLHNFVRTRDGIQYEDTLHTAPMSNLITLHAGRGTPSSLNIRDKYANYFVNEGRVEWQDTKI; from the exons ATGGAAGTCGAAGAAGCAATATGTGTGTACTTGTTGCTccgtaaaaaagaaagaaagaagaaacggCAGTATTGGGTGCATCCAATATTACGCGATCGGTTTACTCATGGTCAGTTTCAGACTTTATATCCAAAATTAAGAAGTTTTGAACCAAAATTCTTCAATTATTTGAGAATGTCGATAAATTCATTTGATGAATTATTAGAAATGATGAGTAAACAAATTGAATCTAATGATACCCATATGAGGTCAAGCGTGTCCCCAGAAGAAAAACTCGTGATCACATTAag atatCTGGGTACTGGTTGTTCCTTTGGAGAACTACATTACAACTTTCGTCTTGGCAAATCTACAATCACAGGAATTGTCCGTGAAGTATGTGAAACTCTGTGGGAAAAAGTCACAAAAAACGTCATGCCTGAACCCAGCGAAGATATATGGAAGAAAATAGCtaaagattttgaaaaatatgcaaattttccCAATTGCATAGGCGCCATAGATGGCAAGCATATAAGGATTACAAAACCCAAAGATTCGGGttctttgtattataattacaaaacttttttttccataGTACTGTTGGCACTTTGTGATAGTAACTATTGTTTTACTTTCATAGATATCGGATCTTACGGAAAAAGTAGTGATtctgcaatttttaaaaattcagcaTTTTATAAAAGGTTAATAGAAAAGTCATTACACATACCAAAACCTAAACCAATATCTGAAACAGATCCTAAACCATTGCCATACGTCATAGTTGGCGATGAAGCGTTTGGTTTATCCGAAAATGTAATGCGACCCTATGCAGGTAAAGGGCtatcatatgaaaaaaaaatatttaattacaggtTATCAAGAGCTCGACGTTTTATTGAATGCACTTTCGGAATTCTGGCAAACAAGTGGCGCATTTTTCATAGGCCTATAAACGTGAATATAGACTTTGCCGAAGACATAATAAAGGCCTGTTGCGTGCTACACAATTTTGTTAGAACTAGAGATGGTATACAGTATGAAGATACTTTACATACTGCGCCAATGAGTAATCTTATTACATTACATGCAGGAAGGGGTACACCATCATCATTAAACATTAGAGACAAATATGCTAATTACTTTGTGAATGAGGGTCGTGTAGAATGGCAAGACacgaaaatatga